acatcgccccctggtgggcatgacgggtggatcccagtcgggcgcatgtgggagtctgtctactgcctccccgtttccagcttcagaaaaatgaaataaaataaaataaaataaaaaggatggccctgcccacgtggaagcctgtctcccaggtgatgatattagttgcccttatgcttggaatgggtgtaattatattaatgtgtgttgggggcggtctgtgggcaggcaggatccttgtaacctggggcttggttttaggactaagcctttcccaccctttttgatgtggggtggtacaatcccatcatgcctcagaggatAGGTGACtttacttccctattttgtatattggatgaaaggttttgatttctggactataaagtggggcagaccaggagcttgttctctcgttcctgagattggcattagagaggagagcagagaaaggccacgtggaggaggccaggagaagcagccaagatggcagcatgctgaaggaaaagccagtttgtgcagagtttgtgcagggagaaggaaagagatggggaacagaggtgaataagtctggtgagctagaaacctttgattctaggaaaactcagataagtcagtagctttgtgagcactgaatgagtgggttttggagcccagtgtgtgtttttacttgccctccaggtgcaagctaggattaaagatgatgacccaccagtttttggctgttgtttctttaccgactgtctgaatccaatgcgaacctgcatgggctgggcggctgtgatacTGGCCGCGGCAACCGGCTTTACAGTGGACAACAGAGGAAGGGCCAGAAAAAGGGTGGGAACCGTGAGGGAGCCTGGGAAACAAGGGCAGAGGAAACTGTGGGACTCTCCAGAGTGCGGCTAAGATTTCTAGGGTCCCATTGTTGGCTGGCTGTGTGTGCTGAACAACGCTGAGAACCAGGGACGGTTTGGTCAGCAAATGGGGTGAAGGCAAGGAGAACACAGGCTAAGAGTTTTGTGAAAAGGCAAGGAGAAAACAGGCTAAGAGTTTTGTGAAAAGGCAAGGAGAAAACAGGCTAAGAGTTTTGTGAAGGTCTGAGACCAGGAGGCATAGATTTGAGGCTGGAACTGTAGATCCTTGCTTGCCAGAAAAGGCCAAGTCAGATCAAACTCATAGGGTCAAATCAAGGTCAGGAGACTTTCAGGACGAcctgtcccaccccacccccacccctggctaTTATTAGCCGGTCCAGAGAAAGAGCAGCCCTGGCTGCCCCCCTGCCTGCCTCACAGCTCTTTTGGTCCCATTATCTCCATGCCCTTCAGTGCTCCTGTCACTCACAGGACGTTGCAGATGCTGCCTGGGGTGTCAAGTACAGGCTATACAAGTGCAGACTGGCTTGTTTCCTCgctgtttcttgttctttttcaatcTGGATTTTCCCCCCCTGAACCCTCTAAAATACTATTAAATAGTTTGGGTTCAGAGTAACCAGGGCAGTAACAGTCCTGGGCAGCTCCTCGCCCTGGGTCTGTTTGGAGCTACAGTGGCTGGACACTGCAGAGGAGGTACAGGACCAAAGCGGCTGCAGCCAAGGAGTATGCGAGGCATCGCTCTTGGTCCACGTGAGAGGCCAAATGCTGCAGACTCAATcagcagaagctggaagagagGGGCTGAAAGGCCCCTGGGGTGGGGAGTTCCCTGTCCTGTCCAGTCCAGAAGAGGCAGAAAATGAATCTGGCAGAAAGAACAGCCAAAGACTTGAGTGAAAGAAGAGCCCCAAATAGGCATACAACCAATAAAATTTAAGCAAAATAACCCCACCCCTCAGGCAGCTCCTCCCCTAAATTCCCAGTCTGACAGATCTGAATCCAGCTGTTGGGAGGTTAGCCAGCCACAAGCCTTAGGGAGAATACTCACTTTCAGACTTTAGCCAAGGACATTAGAAGTTAGTGATTTATTAGAGATTTATACCATGAACTAAGGAAACCGGATCCTCCACATCAGACTGAAGGAAAGCAATAGCTGGGTGAGCAGAGACTTGCAAAGCTGTATTTGAGTCTCAGCTTTAAGGTACACTAGGAACAGGCTCTCTAGCTGTGCCTTCCTGACCACACCTGCCCCACGCTGTTATCTCTGAGTCAGGGTCAGGAGGGTCAAAGCTCTGCCCACTCTCTATGTCCTCAATTTCACGGACCTGATGGAAATCAAGTTGATGGGTAGAAGCCAGAGGCAAAAGCAGCAGTCATCACCCACAtgcacagcccagcccagccccgggGATATGAGTGCTGTTTCTGTCCGACCGAGCTCCGCCGGGAGCAGAAATGTCTGCATTTCCTGCTGTGGCTGGAACTAGTCGCTTGATCTGAGCCTCTTCATTCATCATTGGTTCCTGGGGGAACAGGTGAGAAGCAGCGCAGGGACCCGACTTGAATAAAAGGAAGACACCAGCAGGGGCAGGAGTCTGTTTCcttgctccacccccacccagctccTAAAGCTGAGCAGCTCCGCCTGGGTCTTGTTAGGAGACACTCGCGACCTTAATTCCGACTCCAGAAGCCGCAGCGCCTGTGTCCTCTTGCGGCCTTGACCACAAGCCCTAGAGACCGGGCTCTGCTGCCCCCGGGCGgcctgacggagagcgcgcccaGCATTGGCCGAGCAACATCTGTGCCGCGAGCTTCACGCCCGGGTCAGCTCGCCGCTTAGGGGCCGGGTCCCTCCGAGGACCCACCGTCCGCGGCTGTCGGCGGGTAACCGTCTTCCAGGGTTTGTAGTCATCTCGCTCAGTTCCTGTCACCGCGGCGACAACGCTGTGGTACCCGGATCAGCCGGCCTCCCGTCGCCACGGGGATCGGCGCTTTGCGACCTGCTGTTTGCTGCGTAGTCGCGCTGCGGCCGCGGCGTGGTTGCCAGGCTACGGCCGCGGAAGGCGCCCCGCGGGTCTGCAGCCTCCCCCGTACTTCGCCCTTGGGCCATGGCTGCACCAGCGGGCCCGGTGGGGGGCTCACGCTGGACTTGGCAGCCAGTGGCCCAGGACGCGCTTTTGGCGCGGGCCTTCCACTCGTGCACCGAACTGCGGGGTCGGCTCTATCTGGTGGGGGGCCTCCTGGCCGGAGGGAAGACGGAGCCGAGCGGTGACACGGTGGTCTTGGACCTGGCGGGGGACCAGGCGGTGCGGATGGGAGTGCAGGGCGGCCCCAGGCGCAGTCACCACGACGCGGCTCCGCTGGACGGGCGCTGGGTCTGCGCGGTGGGCGGCTGGGACGGGGCGCGCCGCCTGGCCACCGTGGCTGCCCTGGACACCGAGCACGGAGAGTGGGAGGCGTGGACCGAGGCCCCCGGCAGCTGCTCTCCTGTCGGCCTCAGTAGTCACACCTGCACCCGCCTCTCAGACAGAGAGCTGCGCGTGGCCGGCCGAGAGGGCGGGATCCGCACTCAGCGCCGCTACGGAAGCATCTTCACATTGAAGCTGGACCCTGGCGCCTGCACCTACTGGTATGGCCCCCTCCCTTCATCTGCCTGGAAAAGCCACGCTAGACAGTGTCGCGAACAGTTCATCCGCATCCTCACCCTGGCAGCCTCCTTCTCAGGACGGATAAAATAGCTGAGCTCTCCCATTACTGTTGCTCCCTCCGACCTACCCGCTGTCCCTGCCTCCTTTCTGTCCTTGGTAAAGCGGGTGGGGAAAAGACAGCACAGCACTTCCAGTTTCCTGAACCCCAACTGAGGTCTGACCTGTGCACATCCACAGCTATAAGGAAGAAGGCTGCCACTCAGTCTCCCGCTCAGGGCACTGTGCTGCCCTGCTCCCAACTCTGGGGCCCCGCGCAGGTCATCAGCTGCTGCTCTTTGGGGGTTGCAACTCAGCTGAACCGGAAGTAGCTGGGCACTGGAGTCATGGGAAGATTAAGGTAGTACACGTTGCTTAGGGTGGAAGGCGGTTGAAATTGTGATGCTCAAATTCCTCCACCACAGtcccttttttcttccccaaGGAGGAGCCACCTGTTGCCCCCCGCTTGATGGAACAGCTCACAAAGCTTGTGAGCAGTGGGCAGGGTTCCCCGCAGGGGCCTCGGGGACTACGGCATCTCTCCTGTTCTGTGGTCGGGCCCTTTGCTGTGCtctttggtggagaaactctgaCCAGAGCTAGGGACACCATCTGCAATGACCTCTACGTCTACGATACCCGTGAGAGCCTGCTTAATAGTTGAGGAGGGGAAAAGGTGGGAGGATAGGACCTGAAGACCATGGAAAGAAAGTGGAAAGAGTGATGGggtaaggagaaggaagaagtagACAAGCTAAAGAAATACACAGAATATTACTTTTGAAGGAGCCCAACAGTCAAGTGATGAGGAAAAAAAGGATCAGGCTCTGGTCTTAAGAGCCCCATGGGTGCCAAAGTGCTACTACCAATAACCACCCTCTCTGCCTTACCCAACAGGCAAGTCTCCTCCTCTGTGGTTCCATTTCCCCTGTACCGACCGTGCACTGAAACGCGTGGGCCATCGGACCTGCCTTTGGAATGATCAGCTTTATCTGGTTGGAGGTTTTGGTGAGGATGGAAGGACAGCTAGTCCACAGGTTTGCACCCTGGACCTCTTTATCTAAAGAATGGtgccaagccctggccggatagctcggttggttagagcactgtcccaaagcacaaaggttgctggtctgatccctagtcagggcacatgcagggaatAGATGGATGTTCCTATCTCTcgacctctttctctctaaaatcaataaaaacaaaaacaaaaaaagaatggtgcCAACACATACTGCCAAGCCTGTTTTGttgtaaatttataaagcattatCAACAGAGCTACTACCTGCCTCATGTCAAAGGTAATTCAATTTCAACATAAGAGTCAACATTTGTCTCTGAATCTTTTGGGGTGAGGGTAGTAAAATAAGTAGGCACATCTTTATATGCATGGGATAGGATAAAATATGGGACCTCCTCTGATATTGTGAGCCTTTAACCCGATGGAACCAAAAGCCACAAAACATACGCTTTTCCCTGCCCCATGCAAATTCCATCCCTCTCGGTGTGTCAAAGCTTCAGGCTAGAGCTCAGCATTCTGACCAAAACatttaattaacaaaaaatattacaatagcagagaaaataacaacaacaataaagagAAATTAGAAGAAGTGGGAGTCAGGGAAGGAAAAAATGCAAAAGCCTTGGTCCCTAGGAGACCAACACTCCGGCTGAGCTGGACTTAGCAGCCCCTTCTGAGTTTTCCTTGGCCGGCTTCTCATCCTCCCCCATGAGACGAATGTTGTGCTTTTCCCGGAATTCATTTAGTTCTTTCCCCTTTGCCTGAAGCTGCTGTGTCAGTGTCTCAATGATCTTCTGTATCTAGAAGGCAAGTGACAGATGTTACATAAGGATTTCAGCCTTTCCTTCCCCACAATATGGAGTAGGGTTGGGTGAAGTGAAGAAGAGATGATAATCTCTAACCTCACTTTAAACCAGGTAGTCACAATAGAGCCCAGACACTAAAATTATTCCTTTCTAAACACAACTGTTTATAAACCTTAGTGCACAGAGGAATGACCTGggctgcttatttttaaaatgccactcCATAGGCCCCAGCTTCAAAGGTTCTGTATCAGGAAAGGGTATACTAAACTGCATTTTAAATTAGTCCTCCAGGTGATATGGATGCAGGTACCCACGGACCACACTCAGAAACACTGCTTTCACCACTTCTCCCCAAATCAGCCATGTCACAGAGCCCAAGGAAGGAGGCACACAGCCACCGAGTCTACCTAGTTCTAGGAGCTGGACCTAGTTCAACATAAAGGGCATAGACTAAGATTCTTCTCACTCTGTCTGCAACATGACCTCCTCCTCAGACTTTCCTTACCTATTTCCTAAATCCCTGGACTCCCTCTGCTGACGCCCTGAGTGTCCAGATCTCTCCTCAAGGACTCTTGCTCACCTGCTCCTTGTTGTTCTCCAAGGCAGGCAGCACCTCTTTGACCGTGCGCTCTACCAGCACCCCTCCAACCATGCGGAAGCATTTGCGGGTTTCATCTACCTCCTTCAGGGTATCAATCACTAGACTGGGGCAGGACAACAGGCAGGGTCTCAGAATTCAGGCCACGCTACTGCAGCCCTCCCCTACAAACTGCCGTCCCACTTTCCTACTGTCTGTACCTCCAGGCTGCCTCACCTGTGCTCATTCAACTCCATTTCCAGCTCAGCTGCCTTGGATGCTAGGCCCCGCTGTTCCTGCCGAAGGCGGTTGAAGCCAGCAATTACCTAAGATGAGAGACGTAAGAAGTGAGTGAGGAGACAGTAGAAAAGGCACAGGGTCAAGAAACAACATAGAATCACAGGCTTTACAAAGATGCACTGGTGGACACCTACCTTGGAATAGGAGAGGACCCACGGTTGCAATTTCAAACTTAGGTCTGCCTGGAATTCCATGTACCAGAcacttactgagtgcctactgtgtgtgaGACACCTGCTGGTCCACCTTACAGTAACAACTGGTAGGGAATAGGCATCTGTTATATAAGGGGGGAGGGGGTACAAAGCTACTGGAGCACCTACAGAGGAGCTTAGCTGTGACCTGGACTATAACCCTGCCCCTGGACCACGACCCCTCTCTGGCTCTAGATCCCAGCTCTCAGCAAGGACCATGGTAGTGACCTCTTCCTCAAGGACCATAAGCGCCAGACTGGATGCCAGAACTCCCcagtttctctccacctccactTTGGTgagccccttcccctcctcagGACTCAGGTTAAGGTTAAAGTTAGGGTTAGGGCTGGGGAGCAGCCCCACCCTGATGCTGCTTTGAGATCCACTATGGCAGGGGTGGGTAGGGCTGGGGGAAATGGGAGGGGAGCATCCTGTGTTACAATTTTAATTATCACACGTTGGATGCTATCGCATGGTTTCAGGGGAGCTCTTTTCCTTCCCACGGATTCACCCCCACAACCCGGTCCAGGCAaccacagggaaactgaggcatggttGGGAAGCAGTTTGATCATAAGGTGGGTATCCAGCTTTCCTATTCACAACgcacccccccaacacacacacagctgccacTCAAGAAgtcactgtagcctgaccaggcagtggtgcaatggagagagtgttggcctggggtgctgaggacccaggtttaagaccccaaggtcgccagcttgagcatgggctccccaACTCGAGcgcaagattgccagcttgagcatgggatcatgacataaccccatggtcgctgacttgagtccaaaggtcatggacttgagcaaggggtcactggcttcactagagtcccctggtcaaggcacatatgaaaaagcaatcaataaacagctacggtgctgcaaccatgagttgatgcttctcatctccctctgttcctctttctctcttgctcttaaaaaaagaaaaagaaaaatcctataATAGCTGTGgcgagatagctcagttggttagagcaggggtagtcaacctttttatacctactgcccacttttgtacctGTTCGTAGTCAAATTTCCTAacctcccactggttccacagtaatggtgatttatgaagtaactttactttataaaatttataaagcagagttacagcaagttaaagcatataataataattacttacctcGTACTTTATGCCGGATTTGCgctgtttgacagaataaatctttataaaacaatttactatagttaaatctatctttttatttatactttggttgctccgctactgcccatcatgaaagctggaacgcccactagtgggcggtagggaccaggttgactaccactgggttagagcattgtcttgaaacacaaaggttgcaagtttgatcctaggccagggcacatacaggaacagatttatgtttctgtctctccctcctttcctctctctaatattaatcaaagaaaaaaattttaatcctaaaataaaactattttctccCCAATAACATGTCTATCTACCGATAGTTCTTATGGTACCAGCATCCATCAAAGACAGAAACCTGAGAAAAACATCCTGGattcattttatccttttttcccaaacatgtcagtcttttttttttttttgtgacagagacagagagagtcagagatagggatagacaggaagggagagagacaagcatcaattcttcattgccgcaccttggttgttcattgattgctttctcatatgtgctttgatggggggggggggctacaacagactaagtgaccccttgctcaagctggcgacctcggggtctcaaacctggggcctctgtgtcccagtccgacgctctatccactgcgccaccacctggtcaggcatgtcagACATTTTCATGCCTTAgtccttttatttacttaaaaaagaaattgttgattttagagtgagaggaaaggagagagggaaggagagagagacagaaggatagagaggaagagaggaagagaggagagagagggagagagaaggagagagagagggaaagagagggaaggagagtaagatagagaaacatcaatctgttcctgtatgtgccctgaggaaTCGAACTCAAAAcctgtgtatcaggacaatgctctaaccaatcaagctatatCTAGTGAGGGCAaccctggttcttttttttttttttttaacagagacagagagtcagagagagggatagatagggacagacagacaagaacaccgagagatgagaagcatcaatcatcatttttcattgtgacaccttagttgttcattgattgctttctcatatgtgccttgaccgcgggccttcagcagaccgagtgactccttgctcgaaccagtgaccttggtccaagctggtgagctttgcttaaaccagatgaccccgcactcaagctggtgagctcggggtcttgaacctgggtcctctgcatcccagtccgaagctctatccactgcgccacctggtcaggcaaccccgGTGCTTTTAGACACATTGCTCCTCTACCTAGAAAAGCctccacttctttttttgtttgactAATCAGCCTTTAAAACTTAGCTGAAGGATTATCTCTTCTAGAAAACAAAGGAACTAGCATTTACTAAGCACATACTATGTTCCAGTCACTGTGCAAAATATTCTGCatgcattgtctttttttttttattattcatttttagagaggagagagagagggagagagagagagacagagagggagagagaggggagagaaacagagagagagaagggaggaggagctggaagcatcaactcccattaagtgccttgaccaggcaagcccagggtttcaaaccggcgacctcagcatttccaggtcgacgctttatccactgcaccatcacaggtcaggcctgcatgcATTGTCTTGCCTAATAAAACACAAAGATGAGGTAGGTACCACTATGTTTTTACAGGAGGAAAAGGCCAAGATTAATAACTCATGGGTGGTCAAAGATAGTAAATATTAGAAATGTGATTCAAACACACCTATGTCTGACCCCCAGTGCACTTCCTATGGTCCTAGacgacacatacacacacaccacagcttCCTTCCTTGTCTCAACCCCTCTACCCCAATCCCATAACCTCATACTCAATAGGgtccctcctctccctgccaTAAAGAAGGGCCTGTGTGGAACACTGTAAATCTTATTGTTTGACTTGTCTTAACTGTCTGTGAGCTAACTTGACAACAAGAtctatttcatttatctgttcCTCCTTACCCAGcagagtgtctggcacatggtatACCCTCAAAAACTATTAGGTTCCTCTCTGTTCCCTTTTTCTCCAAGTCTGaaactctcttcctccttcttcaaaatgCTATAGCACTTTATACCTCTTCTGCTTCATATTACCATATTGTATCACTCATTTTCCCCAACCAGATTAGAACTCTTTGATGGCAAGggagtttaaaaaaattctcatacAGAAACGTTTGCCTAACTGTTCAACAAATTACTGGTAAACTAATCTGTAATTAAAAGAGCTATTGTTTAAGTATGTTTTCCTTTCTGTCATGTAGAGTTCTTCCCGCTTCTGTTAAACACTAGCCATGGTTTTGCCCAAACCACTAAGGGCTTTCTGACTAATTTGTAAAATGTTTCCTGAAGTTAggcaagggtgtgtgtgtgtgtgtgtgtgcgcgcgcgcgcgcgtgcaaaTGCAAACTCGAATTAGGAAAAAGTTCCTGGTTTGTACAAAAATTCAATCTAATAATGACTCCCGAATCAAACCAGTTAGATTGATCCGGCGTGTGCATCACGAGGCTCCGCAGTTGACTGCGAGTGTCAACTTAACTGCAGGGTCAAGTAGCCGACTACCGGACTAGCCCGCAGACTAACGCCCGGGGGTTGGTTATGAGCTGCGGTGCCCAGCCACGGCCTGTCTGGGGTGCGGAGAAGTGGGAAAAGTGAGGACCCCTCTCCTGTCAGACCTGGGCATCTTCCCAGGCCCTGCATCTCGGGGCTCCCTTCCCGGAGGCTCGCCCAGCACCCTAGGCTTTCACTTCCCAACAGTCTGCTCGGCCCCGCGGCTCCGGGGCTTCTCCAggaccctcctcccctccccggtGGCCACGCAAACGCGGGACTGGAAGGGAAGCCCGCACGGCCGCGGGCCCCTCTCCGCGCGCCTTCTCCGGACGCAGCAGGCTGCCCTCCTGCGCCCTCTCTCTCCTTACCTGCTCGGCCGACACCGCCCCCTTCCCCGCGCCGCTCCCGCTGCTCTTGCCGGCGCGACCGCTACTCTCCGCCATCTTCGTCGCCCGCGGGCTTCCGGCGCGCAGCGCGGCCCTGTGCGTCACTTCCGGCCGCACGTGGATTCCGCCCCCCTCACCTCGGCGCTTCGGCCTCCCCGCGCCTGTCTGGTTTGGGTCCGGCGAATTGTCCCAGCTGTATATCCATGTAGGGCCTGTTCCCTGTGCCGCCCACCGCAGTGCATGCCACCTGCGGTGCCGTCACCTGCGCAGCAGAGACGCCagcgaggagggggaggagggactgAGCGGAGAGGGGTGCGATCGGTGGTGGGAGCAGGCGGGCGGCCCCTCCGAAATTCCGGGAGCGGGACAGCTGTGCAGGTGCAGCCTAGGGGAGGGCGAAACCGAGCAGGTTTCTGGGAGGTGACTTTTCAGCTGCAGAAGCGCTTGGCAGGGGACAGGGCTTCAGCTTCATGCGAGGTCGCTGGAAGTGGAGATTTCCTGCGTCTTCCCACCTCATAATTACTTAAGAGTAAAAAGTGTTTTCCAAGACTTGGGGGTTTTCACCGGCAAGGCCCTGATTCGGGCTCACAGTGTGAAGAGAGGAGTCAGAGAATCATGGAAGTGTATTGCTTGAGGGAGGGGTTGGTGTCCTGATTTCTCACTTTCCTCAGGCTCGGCGTGGTCGTCAGGCCCCTTCAGCACCTCCTGTCCCTTCTTTGTCCTGGACGAGGGCTACCTCGACTCTCAGTACTTGGTACTCAGCCAAGGTAACATGTTTGTATCTTCAGTGTCAGTGTCTGGTACACAgttgatgctcaataaatgttttgtgAAATGATGGTGGGGAACAGTGAGGTACCAAACCATCCACCCGACCTTTGATAGGTAGGTCGTTGTGCCTTGTGAGAGAACCAAAAGGAAGATCAGCCTTCCTGCCTCCCCATTTGAACCTCTTATCATTGAACTTTGGTTTCCCCATGCTGGGAAATAATTTCTGCCTGCACCATTCACAGGCGCAGAGCCATGgctgtctcctcttcctcctggaaACTGCCCCTGGTGGCTGTGTGCCAGGTAACATCAACACCAGACAAGCAGCAGAACTTTAAAGCTTGTGCTGAGCTGGTTCAAGAGGCTGCCAGTCTGGGTGCTTGCCTGGCTTTCCTGCCAGAGGCATTTGACTTCATTGCACGGGACCCTGCAGAGACTCTACACCTGTCTGAGCCACTGGGAGGGAACCTTTTGGGAGAATATGCTCAGCTTGCCAGGTATCaggaaatgggggagggaaaggtcGTTTCTTTGTTGGGCTGTGTCTGGATTGCCAGAGTGAGGGTGGAGCCTTGGGAAGAGTGCCAGTGTCCACTGCCCCCAGGGAATGCGGACTCTGGCTGTCCTTGGGTGGTTTCCACGAGCGTGGCCAAGACTGGGAGCAGACTCAGAAAATCTACAATTGTCATGTGCTTCTGAACAACAAGGGTGAGACTGCACAACTCTTTAGCCTGCCTTTTCCCAGGCTCTTCCACCTAAACCAAGATTCTCTAGAATTATGTTTATCAACTCTGTTTTCTTGGCCAAAGGCTCCTCCTTAGGAGGAGATGAGCTAAGCTGGGCTTCTACAGCACCAACACCAAATATTCCTTCTTTTACTCCAGGGTCAGTAGTGGCCACGTATAGGAAGACACATCTGTGTGATGTAGAGATTCCAGGGCAAGGGCCTATGCGTGAAAGCAACACTACTTTGCCTGGGCCCAGTCTTGAGTCACCTGTCAGCACACCAGCAGGCAAGGTATGAGTTGTGAAGAGTAGGGAAGGAGCAGAACAAGAGGAGTCCTGAGACATGGTAGTAGATAGAAAGCCCTAAGGAGTAGAGTAGGGGCTAGATGCTGTGACAAACAGGCCAGTTTTTTCATTCCAGGTTGGTCTGGCTATTTGTTATGACATGCGGTTCCCTGAAATCTCTCTGGCACTGGCTCAGGCTGGAGCAGAAATACTTACCTACCCTTCAGCTTTTGGATCTGTAACAGGCCCAGCCCACTGGGAGGTAAGAGGAACTCTTCAGAACATGCGGGCCTTCTCTTTAACCTTATTTGCTTCCCTCAGCCCTACCAGTTAGAtttcctcccctttcccaccTAGTGGGAAAATTAATTTCCCAGACTGTTGTCTCTCCTTTGTTAAGGAATAATGTTATAAATCACTCCTAGGCAATTACAGAATGGTCACGATGGGTAGGGTGGCCTATCACTTCCCCACCAGCTGCCACATCTCCCCAGGCGCTGCTGCGGGCCCGTGCCATTGAAACCCAGTGCTATGTCGTGGCAGCAGCACAGTGTGGACGCCACCACGAGAAGAGAGCAAGTTACGGCCACAGCATGGTGGTGGATCCCTGGGGAACAGTGCTGGCCTGCTGCTCTGAGGGACCCGGCCTCTGCCTTGCTCGAATTGACCTCAGTTACCTGCGACAGATGCGCCAACAGCTGCCTGTGTTCCAGCACCGCAGGCCTGATCTCTATGGCCATCTGGGTATACCGCAATCTTAAGACTTTCGTGAGTTGAGACTCCACTGTGAGCTGGTATTGCTGTAACCTATAGGTGGGACCCAAGGGCACCTCCCTTCACTTGGAGAACCCTGATTCTTGAAGGAACAAAGGCTCtgcttcttgggggggggggaaaaaaCTCACCTGAGCTCAGATTTTCAGTTTCAAAAAGGTGAAATTTTATATAGTCACTGTTTATTTCATGAAAACTGAAATTATGCTGAGGGCTGAGCAGCACTggcactgaaaaaaatataatcataaa
The DNA window shown above is from Saccopteryx bilineata isolate mSacBil1 chromosome 2, mSacBil1_pri_phased_curated, whole genome shotgun sequence and carries:
- the NIT1 gene encoding deaminated glutathione amidase isoform X2, with the protein product MLGVVVRPLQHLLSLLCPGRGLPRLSVLGTQPRRRAMAVSSSSWKLPLVAVCQVTSTPDKQQNFKACAELVQEAASLGACLAFLPEAFDFIARDPAETLHLSEPLGGNLLGEYAQLARECGLWLSLGGFHERGQDWEQTQKIYNCHVLLNNKGSVVATYRKTHLCDVEIPGQGPMRESNTTLPGPSLESPVSTPAGKVGLAICYDMRFPEISLALAQAGAEILTYPSAFGSVTGPAHWEQHSVDATTRREQVTATAWWWIPGEQCWPAALRDPASALLELTSVTCDRCANSCLCSSTAGLISMAIWVYRNLKTFVS
- the PFDN2 gene encoding prefoldin subunit 2; this encodes MAESSGRAGKSSGSGAGKGAVSAEQVIAGFNRLRQEQRGLASKAAELEMELNEHSLVIDTLKEVDETRKCFRMVGGVLVERTVKEVLPALENNKEQIQKIIETLTQQLQAKGKELNEFREKHNIRLMGEDEKPAKENSEGAAKSSSAGVLVS
- the KLHDC9 gene encoding kelch domain-containing protein 9, producing the protein MAAPAGPVGGSRWTWQPVAQDALLARAFHSCTELRGRLYLVGGLLAGGKTEPSGDTVVLDLAGDQAVRMGVQGGPRRSHHDAAPLDGRWVCAVGGWDGARRLATVAALDTEHGEWEAWTEAPGSCSPVGLSSHTCTRLSDRELRVAGREGGIRTQRRYGSIFTLKLDPGACTYCYKEEGCHSVSRSGHCAALLPTLGPRAGHQLLLFGGCNSAEPEVAGHWSHGKIKEEPPVAPRLMEQLTKLVSSGQGSPQGPRGLRHLSCSVVGPFAVLFGGETLTRARDTICNDLYVYDTRKSPPLWFHFPCTDRALKRVGHRTCLWNDQLYLVGGFGEDGRTASPQVCTLDLFI
- the NIT1 gene encoding deaminated glutathione amidase isoform X3 — its product is MAVSSSSWKLPLVAVCQVTSTPDKQQNFKACAELVQEAASLGACLAFLPEAFDFIARDPAETLHLSEPLGGNLLGEYAQLARECGLWLSLGGFHERGQDWEQTQKIYNCHVLLNNKGSVVATYRKTHLCDVEIPGQGPMRESNTTLPGPSLESPVSTPAGKVGLAICYDMRFPEISLALAQAGAEILTYPSAFGSVTGPAHWEALLRARAIETQCYVVAAAQCGRHHEKRASYGHSMVVDPWGTVLACCSEGPGLCLARIDLSYLRQMRQQLPVFQHRRPDLYGHLGIPQS
- the NIT1 gene encoding deaminated glutathione amidase isoform X1 gives rise to the protein MLGVVVRPLQHLLSLLCPGRGLPRLSVLGTQPRRRAMAVSSSSWKLPLVAVCQVTSTPDKQQNFKACAELVQEAASLGACLAFLPEAFDFIARDPAETLHLSEPLGGNLLGEYAQLARECGLWLSLGGFHERGQDWEQTQKIYNCHVLLNNKGSVVATYRKTHLCDVEIPGQGPMRESNTTLPGPSLESPVSTPAGKVGLAICYDMRFPEISLALAQAGAEILTYPSAFGSVTGPAHWEALLRARAIETQCYVVAAAQCGRHHEKRASYGHSMVVDPWGTVLACCSEGPGLCLARIDLSYLRQMRQQLPVFQHRRPDLYGHLGIPQS